One segment of Salvelinus alpinus chromosome 1, SLU_Salpinus.1, whole genome shotgun sequence DNA contains the following:
- the LOC139538407 gene encoding uncharacterized bromodomain-containing protein 10-like isoform X2, producing MKVHAETFNPPKVPQNDTGEQQDLSDKKDGHNSHLFFINRDCQNELGSGSQNQNVHIVSSVDSKWHSTERSSLVTKGGLRNGTSLENVNVLSHSSSTSNPALRHDGVPEISNELSLSEVCIPTTVTVEEDLSYELQQAYRIFNGFLLEKHKGIMTPFLHPIGLEKHTDWVRGHLKKSMCFRRMEEKFVRREYETITEFVADFRLMLENCYRHHGVDHWISKQAQKLEIMLEQKLTLLSRTLREKTTLAVTSKGRLGTEDERGPVGTSTRRRTVPRSLATITVGGNESIMVQALRLEEQQRVKEEKRQRELDKKEAEETSAKEVEEWERSLLSQATQTPLKTMWELPAIGHFLCLAQAALNLPEIVFFELERCLLMPRCSIFLSKIMSSLLCPPQRRGTLHRRPALTYCRWESELRQRVQGWYYAMGTAEDQRWMAEQLGLSHQFFRTVGVVSPLEENPFHLLPFIQRVWLLKGLCDNVYETQKDVQDAVLGQPIHECRESILGYDGNENVYIHFPHFCGADLRIYCQSVSMPSDFSLPAVWVKRVEPDEGLSEDSDKQKYSEHLVSMEEESEEKPGSDRRSGGRIKGDMCRGGTGQFHTWGVEDEEDCKPTNQNRLTGSTGPSSPIKEFVGRGSVKEEPHELEYRPNRLQVKQEEGSDVSSGSCEPRLSVGEHCYTGKSPACPARATYTSRPGVTVPMRLTDVHVKVDGNKLSEGQRCCPKCFSEMGTKSQDNHRCHCATDKKSTTSPSGAGHPRKVNVTENRMDRIRVKKTKRKKARELGERRAAGGQRRSDRSPLCKAKAAKSTVRRAATTVKKKDKGKKRKMGRKLKSRKLASKKKPQLPVQPAFRLVCTSLEELKELISRTEDELDELESTKKRSGRWCFRKEAVKDLHITLIRLLNELSPWEPKLVKAFHRNRLRLKKDFDDFKKHPDYDNFVREDVDRSTSFTENTRLTEAEEQQDQTVQRILWAEEDSGQFGTEALRGSFTVVTRQEMLTLNEHRPSTRGLKRLQSDLDENSSLIKRGRINSDELTTSPEAEVENRSREANPAAQQVGETSPVVITTPMAGVQRTHKPIQLYTLLAKSVGNKVTLIHHQPGVISHVGQAHSLACASSLQVTKVKHSLPQSSQQLPQPTTPTPKHTQMSHTTPIPKTPVHVVYKMPEGMGLVRKAGSPMKMAVQPILDQKTGDKLMQQVVILPSNLLIQKSEGQSHPQQPRTIQVPASKATTPLSQSSGFTTPQSHDNRIPIQQVAPLKGGTPSPTNSPRLQTTSLTTGYKVVQLPGPKVSSTTQNVIPNRSPSNPTAFTDPSKPPDPKQELKTVCIRDSQSILVTTRGGNTGVVKVQTSDQSTSGLLPASPVIISPQFKAFLVSKTSPPAAPTVPVVTSATVARAQLGPAPLRSSTVTSSTTARQSSITAGIQATGRTAGSAVTIAVNQGCNISSTVAVNSQLPKSIITVPGNPAGATQTSLVQVVTKPVLKRVCPDERSPFTKFILVSPSSNITSMAATKVTSTTAPSALPGQRLMFISQSPAQASHATSSIPRQFSVSGAQSLTTSIPNEAMKIGLNFGQAISSANFGALNKVQRINLLPGSPIRLPQQASALAQSTLKSTSVSGTQAALLTTTSSHLITSTAHLPSSTRLSGSQLQGIPSSSVIPNLSKVTGQPRSSIIRGLITSNPQLPVPVTTPLSFVKTSPLTPPAQVSQSHHVSGVTTPPQISTPQSPIATRSTQQSTPVRPAGNTNPVTSTTTTTVQQKIVINTPAPLAGGTQILLNNTRFVVPPQGLGPGQHVLIISSPAVPLAAPSPRGASPTTSVPRGPTLPGLATPAQGPRMATQPRTHQSQQAALRSLTLAAPSAEKVGPSLPVSFTVPRQTMEIRAPLLVTSTTTNGSPPVLHRLPAPATILTGLANVVAAPPLTQPEGMGGLSLSSVPASPSAAQTAEALQSPTKQLPLNTGLGINYAPLTTQQITSFVQPMGAFSTRTQVLPTVAVPPIGSTFSRMQSLPVVTVPPLGGAFGSKTSPVATVPPSNSTVIMTPAQPVRTVMSAETIRMPIVLSNPWQQQILGLGKRPLLASHVPASAVQTTSPTTKLLVSPDVAVLNTVRGPTANTGLPEIANKPLATLIVTPKSTGRVLPLPPVNTDNPWMPTQADRSGPIN from the exons ATGAAAGTGCACGCTGAAACCTTTAACCCACCCAAGGTGCCACAAAACGACACAGGGGAGCAGCAAGACTTGTCTGACAAGAAGGACGGCCACAAtagtcatttattttttatcaaccGAGACTGTCAGAATGAACTGGGTTCAGGATCTCAGAATCAGAATGTTCACATTGTATCTTCAGTAGACTCCAAATGGCACAGCACTGAACGCAGCAGCCTAGTCACCAAAGGAGGACTCCGCAACGGAACCTCCCTGGAGAATGTTAATGTTCTTTCCCACAGTAGTTCTACTAGTAATCCTGCGCTAAGACATGATGGGGTGCCTGAAATCTCAAACGAACTGTCATTGTCAGAGGTCTGCATACCTACCacagttacagttgaagaagACCTTAGCTATGAGTTACAGCAGGCTTATAGGATATTTAATGGCTTTCTTCTGGAAAAGCACAAAGGCATTATGACTCCCTTCTTGCACCCCATTGGCCTTGAAAAACACACTGACTGGGTCAGGGGTCACCTCAAGAAGTCCATGTGTTTCAGAAGGATGGAGGAGAAGTTTGTTCGCCGGGAGTATGAAACAATCACAGAGTTTGTAGCAGACTTCAGGCTAATGCTAGAGAACTGCTATAGGCACCATGGGGTCGACCACTGGATTTCTAAACAGGCACAGAAATTGGAAATAATGCTTGAGCAGAAGTTGACACTGCTGTCAAG GACGCTGCGAGAGAAGACCACTCTGGCAGTGACCTCCAAGGGTCGTTTGGGGACCGAGGATGAGAGGGGGCCCGTAGGCACCTCTACCAGACGGAGGACAGTGCCTCGCAGCCTGGCTACGATCACAGTGGGGGGAAATGAGTCCATCATGGTCCAGGCACTCAGGCTGGAGGAGCAGCAGAGAGTCAAGGAAGAGAAGAG GCAGCGGGAGCTAGATAAGAAGGAGGCGGAGGAGACCTCAGCCaaggaggtggaggagtgggAGCGCAGTCTTCTCTCCCAGGCCACCCAGACCCCCTTGAAGACCATGTGGGAACTCCCTGCCATCGGCCACTTCCTCTGCCTGGCCCAGGCAGCTCTCAACCTCCCAGAGATAGTGTTCTTTGAGCTGGAGCGGTGCCTCCTCATGCCTCGCTGCAGCATCTTCCTCTCCAAGATCATGAGTTCACTTCTTTGCCCGCCCCAGAGGAGGGGGACGCTCCACCGTCGCCCAGCCCTCACCTACTGCCGCTGGGAGTCTGAGCTCCGCCAGAGGGTGCAAGGCTGGTACTACGCTATGGGTACGGCGGAGGACCAAAGGTGGATGGCTGAGCAGCTGGGCCTATCCCATCAGTTCTTCAGGACAGTCGGGGTGGTTAGCCCCCTGGAGGAGAACCCCTTCCATCTCTTACCCTTCATCCAGCGCGTGTGGCTGCTCAAAGGCCTGTGTGACAACGTATACGAGACCCAGAAGGACGTGCAGGACGCTGTGCTGGGCCAGCCCATCCACGAGTGCCGAGAGTCCATCCTGGGCTACGACGGGAACGAGAACGTCTACATACACTTTCCGCATTTCTGCGGGGCCGACCTACGCATCTACTGCCAGAGTGTCAGCATGCCCTCTGACTTCTCCTTACCAGCTGTCTGGGTGAAGAGGGTGGAGCCTGACGAGGGGCTATCAGAGGACTCTGACAAGCAGAAGTACTCTGAGCACCTGGTTTCAAtggaggaggagtcagaggagaAACCTGGTTCTGACAGACGGAGTGGTGGGAGGATTAAAGGGGACATGTGCAGGGGTGGAACTGGGCAATTTCACACATGGGgggtggaggatgaggaggactGTAAGCCTACTAATCAGAACAGACTCACTGGCTCAACTGGGCCCTCTTCACCTATCAAGGAGTTTGTGGGCAGAGGGAGTGTGAAGGAAGAGCCACATGAATTGGAATATAGGCCTAATAGACTTCAGGTGAAGCAGGAAGAGGGATCGGACGTATCATCAGGGTCATGTGAGCCGCGTCTCAGTGTGGGGGAACACTGCTATACAGGGAAGTCCCCTGCTTGCCCTGCTAGGGCAACATATACCAGCAGGCCTGGTGTCACTGTACCCATGAGACTGACTGATGTCCATGTTAAAGTGGACGGGAACAAACTCTCTGAGGGACAAAGATGTTGTCCAAAATGTTTCTCCGAAATGGGGACAAAGTCACAGGACAATCATCGCTGCCATTGTGCCACGGACAAGAAATCAACAACGTCACCTTCTGGTGCTGGCCACCCACGCAAGGTCAACGTGACAGAGAATAGGATGGACAGGATTCGGGTTAAGAAAACGAAAAGGAAAAAAGCGAGGGAATTGGGGGAACGACGTGCAGCAGGTGGGCAGCGCAGATCAGACAGGAGCCCACTCTGTAAGGCCAAGGCAGCTAAATCCACTGTCAGGAGAGCTGCGACCACCGTCAAGAAAAAGGACAAGGGGAAAAAACGAAAAATGG GAAGAAAGCTTAAGTCCAGGAAGCTGGCTTCAAAAAAGAAACCTCAACTCCCAGTTCAACCTGCATTCAGG TTGGTGTGCACCAGTCTAGAGGAGCTGAAGGAACTCATCAGTAGGACGGAGGATGAGCTGGATGAGCTGGAGAGTACCAAAAAGAGATCT gGAAGGTGGTGCTTCAGGAAAGAAGCCGTGAAAGATCTGCACATCACTCTCATAAGGCTACTCAACGAGCTCTCCCCATGGGAACCCAAACTGGTCAAGGCTTTCCATAGGAACAG GCTACGTTTGAAAAAGGATTTTGACGACTTCAAAAAGCACCCTGACTATGACAACTTTGTCAGAGAGGATGTGGATAGAAGCACTTCGTTCACTgaaaacaccagactgactgAAGCGGAGGAACAGCAGGATCAGACTGTTCAGAGGATCCTGTGGGCGGAAG AGGACTCAGGGCAGTTTGGAACAGAGGCATTGAGAGGCAGCTTCACTGTGGTAACCAGACAAGAGATGTTGACCTTGAACGAGCACAGGCCTTCCACTCGGGGCTTGAAGCGTCTGCAGAGTGATTTAGATGAGAACTCAAGCCTCATTAAGAGAGGCAGGATCAACAGTGATGAACTGACGACTTCCCCTGAAGCTGAAGTGGAAAACAGATCCAGGGAAGCGAATCCAGCAGCACAGCAGGTTGGAGAAACAAGCCCAGTGGTTATAACTACACCGATGGCTGGTGTCCAAAGGACTCACAAACCCATTCAGCTATATACCCTGCTGGCTAAGAGTGTTGGTAATAAAGTTACTTTAATTCATCATCAGCCAGGTGTtatcagccatgttggtcaggctCATAGCTTAGCCTGTGCTTCTTCCCTGCAAGTTACTAAAGTTAAACATTCTTTACCACAAAGCTCTCAACAGTTACCGCAACCAACAACACccacacctaaacacacacagatgTCCCATACCACGCCCATACCAAAGACCCCCGTACATGTTGTCTACAAGATGCCCGAGGGTATGGGTCTGGTCAGGAAAGCTGGAAGCCCTATGAAAATGGCAGTGCAGCCAATCCTGGACCAGAAAACGGGGGATAAGCTAATGCAGCAAGTGGTCATCCTACCTTCGAACTTGCTCATTCAAAAGTCAGAGGGTCAGAGTCACCCCCAGCAACCAAGGACAATCCAGGTCCCAGCCTCCAAAGCGACCACTCCACTGTCACAAAGCTCTGGATTCACCACGCCGCAAAGTCATGACAACCGGATCCCCATACAACAAGTGGCACCGCTAAAGGGAGGTACACCCTCTCCTACCAACTCCCCTAGGTTGCAGACAACCTCTCTTACAACAGGCTACAAGGTTGTCCAACTCCCTGGTCCTAAAGTGAGTAGCACTACCCAAAATGTTATACCAAATAGATCACCATCCAACCCCACAGCTTTTACTGATCCCAGTAAACCTCCGGACCCTAAACAAGAGCTGAAGACCGTGTGTATAAGGGACTCGCAGTCCATCCTAGTCACCACTAGGGGGGGCAACACTGGAGTAGTCAAGGTGCAGACGTCTGATCAGAGTACATCTGGTTTGTTACCTGCCAGTCCCGTCATCATCTCTCCACAGTTCAAAGCCTTCCTGGTGTCCAAGACCTCTCCACCTGCTGCCCCCACGGTCCCAGTGGTCACAAGCGCGACTGTAGCCCGGGCGCAATTAGGACCGGCACCATTACGGTCTTCAACTGTCACGAGTTCAACAACTGCACGCCAGTCTTCGATCACTGCTGGCATTCAGGCCACAGGTCGGACAGCGGGCTCTGCTGTTACCATTGCTGTAAACCAGGGCTGCAACATCTCATCTACAGTTGCTGTGAACTCACAGCTACCTAAAAGCATCATCACTGTACCTGGTAACCCAGCAGGCGCCACCCAGACGTCTCTTGTCCAGGTTGTCACTAAACCTGTTTTGAAAAGGGTATGTCCAGATGAGAGGTCCCCATTCACAAAGTTCATCCTGGTCTCTCCCTCGTCCAACATCACATCTATGGCTGCAACCAAAGTCACTTCCACTACAGCTCCCTCCGCTCTTCCAGGGCAAAGGTTGATGTTCATCAGCCAATCACCAGCCCAGGCATCCCACGCAACAAGTAGCATTCCAAGACAGTTTTCAGTGTCTGGGGCACAATCCCTGACCACGTCAATACCCAATGAAGCAATGAAGATCGGACTCAACTTTGGTCAAGCTATCAGCAGTGCAAACTTCGGAGCCTTGAATAAGGTCCAGCGCATCAATCTGCTTCCAGGATCTCCGATAAGGCTACCACAACAGGCAAGTGCACTTGCACAATCTACTTTAAAAAGCACATCTGTGTCTGGCACACAGGCAGCACTTCTTACAACCACGTCGTCTCACCTTATCACTAGCACTGCACATTTGCCCTCTTCCACACGCCTGTCTGGATCTCAACTACAAGGCATCCCTTCGTCCTCTGTGATCCCCAATCTAAGCAAGGTAACTGGGCAACCACGGTCTTCGATAATCAGAGGTTTAATCACCAGCAACCCACAACTACCAGTGCCGGTCACGACACCGTTAAGCTTTGTCAAAACATCCCCTCTCACACCACCGGCCCAGGTTTCTCAGTCTCACCACGTAAGCGGGGTCACCACACCTCCTCAAATAAGTACTCCACAGTCTCCAATTGCCACTAGATCCACTCAGCAGTCCACTCCAGTGCGGCCGGCTGGTAATACCAATCCTGtcaccagcaccaccaccacaactgtGCAACAGAAGATTGTCATTAACACCCCTGCACCGCTTGCAGGCGGCACACAGATTCTGCTCAACAACACCCGTTTTGTTGTTCCCCCTCAAGGCCTTGGGCCTGGCCAGCATGTCCTCATAATATCCAGCCCTGCAGTGCCCTTGGCAGCTCCTAGTCCCAGGGGAGCGAGCCCAACGACCAGTGTCCCACGAGGGCCAACGTTACCTGGGCTAGCCACACCTGCACAAGGCCCCAGAATGGCCACACAACCAAGGACGCACCAGTCTCAACAAGCAGCACTTAGATCACTAACCCTGGCAGCGCCGTCCGCTGAGAAAGTTGGACCCTCTCTCCCGGTTTCTTTCACTGTCCCTCGCCAGACAATGGAGATTCGAGCTCCACTATTGGTCACCAGCACCACCACCAACGGTTCTCCTCCAGTTTTACACCGGCTCCCTGCTCCGGCCACCATACTCACTGGCCTAGCTAATGTGGTGGCAGCTCCACCTTTAACTCAACCGGAAGGGATGGGCGGCTTGTCACTCTCCTCCGTGCCAGCAAGTCCCAGTGCAGCTCAAACAGCAGAAGCTCTACAGAGCCCAACAAAGCAGCTCCCTTTGAACACGGGACTTGGCATCAACTACGCACCACTCACAACACAGCAGATAACGTCGTTCGTGCAACCTATGGGAGCGTTCTCCACACGGACGCAGGTCCTACCGACGGTAGCTGTTCCGCCGATCGGGAGCACCTTCTCCAGGATGCAGTCTCTACCTGTGGTGACTGTACCGCCCCTTGGGGGTGCCTTCGGTAGCAAAACATCTCCTGTGGCAACTGTGCCTCCATCCAACAGCACTGTAATCATGACACCGGCTCAACCTGTCAGGACGGTGATGTCGGCAGAGACTATCCGCATGCCCATTGTTTTATCCAATCCTTGGCAGCAGCAGATACTGGGCCTAGGCAAGCGCCCTTTGTTGGCTTCACATGTGCCTGCATCAGCAGTGCAAACAACCAGCCCCACCACCAAGCTACTAGTGAGTCCTGATGTGGCTGTTTTAAACACGGTTAGAGGCCCTACCGCCAACACAGGCCTGCCAGAGATAGCTAACAAGCCTTTGGCTACGTTGATTGTAACTCCGAAATCCACTGGGAGAGTGTTGCCCCTGCCTCCTGTAAATACTGACAATCCCTGGATGCCTACCCAGGCTGACAGAAGTGGCCCTATCAACTGA